GGCTTTCCTTTAGCAAGGGTTAACACAAGCGTACTTTGTGCATTTACACTTACTTGTATCAGTAGGTTTTGAACCTCAACATTACCTTGATACTCTAGCTGATAAGGATATTCCTTTTTACCATCTTGGGAAACTACTTTAAAGTCTTTTTGAACTCCAAATTTGGCGTTTACTTCTTTCCAAGGAATAGAAACCAAAGTCTCCTTTCGATCTGCATTTGAAGAATTTCTAATTGTAATATTTTGTGCAAAAACGAATTGAGTACACAAAAGCAGAACAAAAAGGGCTTTTACCCTAAATTGTTGACTATTCATGATTGAATATAATTTTAAGAATTCTGATTGAATAAGATAATTGAATGCAATTACCGAAAAAAAACTTTAAAACTGGTCGGAAGAGACCCTAATTCCATGCCAATTTTGAACCCAAAAATGATACTATTTCGACGTATTTTTTAATTAAAAGAGTCAAATATATTCTTATTTCAAGATTAATTTCAATCACCAAATCCTTAGAACTTTAAACGAGATTAAGTATTAAGATTTCGCACAAATTCATGTTTGTTAAGCAAGTCCAATTTGAATTTTTGGAAACCTATTATTTAACGAATCCTTCAATATCAGCAAGGTTTGGCATATTTTAGATTGAGCTTTTCAAAGGATCCAAAACTTACACATTCCCCCACCCTTTTATATAAATGAGATGCGGCGATAAGTCTTCCCAAAAGTCAAATTATGATTCTCAATTTTACATTTTGATCAATAGGTCGAATTCAAACATTGGTTTAAACCAAATCAATGGAGAGATTTAAAATTTCTCAAAAAAAAATGAGAAAAAATGCGTTAAAATCCCAAAGCTTGTTTTGATTTGTGTTCTCATTACAGGCATTCCTAAAAATAAACATTGTAGGGTTTTTGTCGTTCAAAAAAGAAAAAACACATTATGAACCAGAGTAAACCAAGGGTAATCAAAGATTTCGAGAAACTCGATCCAGAGATGCAAGAGCAGATAAAATTTTCGTACCCATTTGGATTTTCAGATCACCTTATCCGCTTTACCAATAAAGATGGAAAGTATGTATCGGCACTACCATTTGAAACAGACGAAAAGTACTATTTAGTAAGAATGACAATTTCTCAAGCAGAAGACATCATCAGCGATGACGATGACTTTGATGATGATGGTAATCTTAAAGATGACGTAAAAGAAGAGTACAGCGATAAATACGCCGATCTGGATTACATTAATCCTGCAGAAGAAGGAGACATCGAAGACGAAGACTAAATCGGCTCGATATTTGTGATTTCAATATCATTAACAAAGACAAATGCACCATTAGTGCCGAAGCTGCGTTAATAAATTAATCACCACAAAAAAGATTAAAAATAATATGAAGCGTATTTTATTGTGCATTGCACTTATATCCATTGTATCAATAGGCTCTTATGCCCAATCTGGAATAAAGTTTGAACATGGAAATTGGGATGCTGTAGTTGCTAAAGCAAAAGCTGAGAATAAATTGATATTCATGGATGCCTACACAACTTGGTGTGGCCCTTGTAAACTTTTGCAAAAGAAAGTATTTCCAGATGTAGAGTTGGGTAATTTCTACAACAAAGAATTTATCAATGTAAAAATTGATATGGAAAATGGTGAAGGTCCAGGCCTAGCCGCTAAATATCCTGTAAGAGGATATCCAACCTTGATGTTTATAGATCCAAATACACAAAAAGTGGTAAACTCTGTGTTAGGATATAGAGAAGCAAATCAACTTTTGGCTATAGGTCAATCTCAAGCTGCTAAAAAGAAAGCATCGAGATAAAATCTAAGCCAAAAATCGCAAAATATACGAGCCCTTCTAATTTCGATTAGAGGGGCTTATTTTTTCTTTATTAATGCCATGTAAAATCCATCCCAACCTTGCTCTGAAGGTAAAACCTGTAAATCTTTAACAAGCTTAAAGTTTGAGTTATTTGCCAAAAAGTTTTGAACTTGACCCTGATTCTCGGACTTAAAAATACTGCAAGTAGCATAAACCAACAATCCTCCTGATTTTAACATTTTGGTATAATCTTGTAGAAGGCTCGCTTGAAGCTCAGTGATATTATCCATGAACTCAGCCTTTAGCTTCCACTTGGCATCTACATTTCTTTTGAAAGTACCTGACCCACTACAAGGAACATCGAGTAATAACTTATCTGCCCAACTTCCGTATTTTGATAAGACCTCTTTCTTAACTAGCTCTGTTTTTATAATGTCAAATCTGTTTCTTTTGGCACGAGCGGCAAGTTCTGTGAGTTTTTTGCCATCCACATCCATTGCGACAATTTCACCTTTATTACGCATCCAGTCAGCTAAATTGAGTGCTTTGCCTCCAGCACCAGCACAAGCGTCAATTATTTTTTCGCCAGACCTTGGTCTTAATAAAGAAGCAATAAGTTGGCTACCAGCATCCTGCACCTCAATCATCCCTTTTTTGAAAACCGAAGTAGTATCTATTCTCTTTCTTTCTGTAAGTCTTAATGCTTGCTCCGCTCCTTCTACCATTTCGACTTCTACGCCTTCTTCACCAAGCCTAAAAGCACAATCCTCTACAGATATTTTGGAAGTATTAACTCTTAAAAACACATCAGCTTCTCTGCTCATGGCCTTCATTTCTGATTGCCAACTCTCCCCTGTTTGAGCAGCTCCATATTCGTTTAACCAGTCCGTAACTGAATATTTTACTTTGAACTCGACATCTTGACCTTTCAAGTCTACAACAGCGGCTTTATCAATCGTGGCAAACTCCTCCCATTGTGGCAATTCATAATCCGCCATAACAAGCCAAGTACCGAGCATTTGCCAATATTGGGCAGGCTGCTTGATCTTGCGTTCGTCTATACTCGCACAAAACTTTATATATCGCCAATTGCGAACAATCTCATAAGTTGCATTTGCAACAAACTTTCTATCTTTGGATCCCCACTTCTTATTATTCTTGAGAGATTTATCAACAACAAAGTTTGCTGTTTTTTGATGGTTAAAGATCTCTATCAAATTTTGGATGACTCCTTCGCACAACGGACGATATACTTTTTGCATACTTTTTCTAAATAATTTGCAAAAATGCTAATTCTTAATCGGCAAATCAGATTTATGGCCATAATTAACTTTGGTCAAAAAAAATGAGTTAATTTGTATTAGCCCAATTCGGTAAAGAAAATTCATCATTAAATGTTATCCAAAAAAGCCAAATACGCTTTAAAAGCCCTCCGATATCTCGGTGAACGATACCAAAACACCAATCCATCATTGATTTCGGAAATTGCAGAAAATGAACAAATCCCAAAGAAATTTTTAGAAGCTATATTAGTCCTTCTAAAAAACAACAGTATTCTTCGAAGTATCAAAGGCAAAGGCGGTGGATATATGCTAAGACTTCCACCTGAAGAAATCACTTTTGCAAAAGTACTCCGCATCATAGACGGTCCTATTGCTCCAGTTTTATGTGTTTCACTCAACTTTTATGGTAAGTGTGATGACTGCGGGGAAGAGGTTGATTGTACATTACGAAATGTAATGACAAAAGTGAGAGACGCGAACCTAGAAGTGTACAATAAAACAACAATTGCACATCTTATGACCAATAAATCCATTGGCGATAGCAAATAAACAGATCATCCCAGTCGCTAACCATTCGTCAAAAAAAGGATATACCTACATTTGAAAATAAGCTATATTCGCATAAACATAATTCAAAACCTTAAACATCTCTTAAACTATGAACTCACTTAGACCTACATTTTTAACAGTATTATGTATCCTCACTTTCATTGGAAGCGGATGGGGAGTAATCAATGCAATAACAAGTTATCAATCTGCCGAAATTGCTGCTGGAGTGACTTCAGAAGCGATGGATGAGGCCATGGACCAAATAGAAGAATCAGCAGATGGCGAAGAAATGCCTGATTTTGTTGGTAAGTTGATGGGGTCTCTAACAGATTCAATGACTGCAGAAAATATTAGAAATAGTTCTATGGCATCTGGCCTAGCGGCTATTTTGTGCCTATTAGGAGCTTTTATGATGTGGCAACTAAATAAAAACGGATATTGGATTTACCTAGCTGGAATTGCGGTAACAATTTTTGCCCCAATGGTAATACTAGGTGGGTTGGTTGGAGCTGCAGCTTCTGGAGCCTCAGCATTTGTAGGCGTTCTGTTTGCTGTGCTATACGGTATCAATTTGAAGCATATGAATTAATTTATAATAAACGCATACAAGGAAGGCAGCTCTGATAGCTGTCTTTTTTTTGTTCCGTTCTTTCTTCTTAATTTGTACTTTTATCCACCTTTTCTTCAAGACTTATGAAAACTACAATTAAAGCAGTTGCCTTTTTATTGCTCTCCAGCACCATCATCCAGGCTCAAGGATTCTTGAGCGGATTTGATAGATTCTCGAAAAAAAAACCAGCTTATGTTACGCTTCAAAATGGCGAAGAGATAGAAGGAGAAATCAATGATTTGGATCGCCGAAAAGGTTTGATAGAAGAAATTACCCTTGAAATTGGTAAAAAGAAAAAGACTTTCAAGTCATCGGAAATAAAGTCAATGTATCTTCCTGCAAGTGGATTGTCTAAGTTGAACAATCAAATGGATGTAGCAACCAAGCTAGACAAATGGGATAACAGAAGTGTTAATTTGGGGCATATAAACGAAGGTTATGCTCTTTTTGAACTTACTGAAGTTCAGATTAAGAAAAATACAGAAATGCTTTTGATGCAACTGGTGAACCCTACAAGTTGTAGCAAACTTAGGGTATATTTTGACCCATGGGCACCTCAAACAATGGGAGTTGGAATAGGTGGAATGACAGTAGCGGGTGGTTTGGATAAATCATATTATGTATCGCTACCAAACAAAGCTGCATTCAAACTTCAAAAGAAAAATTATGTAGAATCGCTTCCAATTATATTTGAGGGTTGTGAGTCACTTATAAAGGAAGCAGCTGAGGAAGACAAATGGAAGGAATTAGCCACTCATGTAGAAACTTACGATAAATGTGAGTAAATCCCCCATTGTAAGTATTCTAGTTGCTGTGAGAAATGAAGAAGCTGTAATCGAAAGATTGTTACTTTCGATAGAGAACCTTGCGTATTCTCCAGATAAGTTTGAAGTTATTTTAGGTAATGACCACTCTAGCGATCGCACAGATAGTATCTTGAATGAATATGCTCAAAAACATCAAAATTGGAAAGTTGAGACACTAACTGATGACCCAAATTCGGTCTTAAAAGGAAAATCGAGGGTTCTAAACATCCTAGCCAAAGAAGCGAAGGGAGACTTTTTGTTTTTCACAGATGCAGACATTTCACTTCCGAGCAATTGGATAGAAGGAATGCTTAGTTACTTTGATTCCAATGTGGGCGTTGTGGTAGGAACCACCAGTATGGAGGATAATAGTTTTTTAGCTATCATGCAATCCCTAGAATGGATCAGTGTCTTGAATTTCAATAAGATAATGTCTGATTGGGGAATTGAAACAACAGGTATGGGAAACAACATGGCTGTGAGTAGAATTGCCTACAACGCCGTGGGTGGATATGATAAAATCGGATTTAGTATTGTGGAAGACTACGCACTTTACAAAGCAATTATTAATGCGGGTTTTGGTTTCAAACAAACTTTCACTGAGGACTCGCATTCTCTTACACTTCCTCCAGACAACTTTTTGGAACAAAGAACAAGGTGGATTAGTGGAGCTATTAAGAGTAAATCTAAGTTTGTGATTCCTGCGGTTTTGCAATCATTATCCTTACCGATTTACATAATTCTACTATTTGTAAGTTGGAAAGCAGCCCTGACTATTTGGCTAACTTTTATGGTTTTTAACTTATACGTCATCGCGAATTCTAATAAGAAACTTGGTTTGACTAACTCAATATTTTGGTCGCCAGTTTTCTGTTTTTATGTTCCAATTTCATGGGGAATACAAATAAGCTATTACATTCTAAAGCAAGGAAAGGTGAGTTGGAAAGGTCGTAGTTATTAATTACAAGTAACTTTTCCATTTGAAATAGAGAAATAATCCTACGGCTATAAGTGCCATAGAAATGAGAGAGTAATAATACCCGTTGGGTGATTGAAGTTCCGGCATGTTCGCAAAATTCATCCCGTAAAGTCCTGCAATAAAACTTAGAGGCATAAAAATCACTGTAAAAACAGTCAGCGTTTTCATCACAGAATTCATTTTGTTACTCAAGCTAGATTGGTAACTTGTAAGTACATTATCGGCTAATTCGCGATACGTATCAAGTGATTCTAAAATTTGTAAAACGTGATCTTGAGCATCTCGTAAATATACATTGACATTAGTACCCACAAGGTCAGAGTTCTCTCGAATCAATGTTCCTAATATATCTCTCACAGGAAGAATAATTCTTTTCATGAATGTCAATTCCTTTTTTAAGTTATAAATTAGAATTTGGTGGTGCTGTTTGGGATCATTTAAGATTTGTTCCTCTAACTCTTCCAACCTATCACTAACTTTTTCCATCACTAAAAAATAGTGGTCTATGATAAGGTCCAAGAGTGCATAAAGTAAATAGTCGCTATTATATTTCCTTATACGACCGGCCGGCTGAAACTTAATACGATCATAAATATTTCTAAAAATATCCGTTTGATCACGTTCTTGAAAGGATACTACGTAGTTTTTACCTAACACTAAACTTATCTGTTCGGCTTCTAAATCAAAGGTTTCCTCATTCAGGTGCAACATTTTTAGCACAACAAAGAGTTGATTCTCTTCTTCAAAAAATTCAATTTTAGGTTTTTGAGTCGTATTTAAAACATCTTCTAAAAGCAATGGGTGTAAACCAAATTGATCACCAATCCGCTTTACTACTTTTATTTCATGAACCCCATCAATATCCAACCACATCTTTTGCCCTTCTGGGATTTCAACAGAGACCTCTTTAAAGTTTTTAATTTCCTTAAGGTTCATTTCAACTTCATTGTAATCTACCCTTACAATATGGGTTTTATCCATCACCTCTTTACCAATATAGGTTAGGCTACCTGGTGAAACAAACACATCTTGTTTTGGGGTTTTGAAGAGATTCTTTTTCTTTTTAGACATAGGAAGCTGGTTTTTGTATTCCCTCTTAAGTGGACTAAAAGTAATTCAATTTAGCATTAAAAATCATTTAATACTTTCATAAAAACTAAATGAAAGTCAATATTTGAGAATTTTTTGAAGATACAAATCAGAATTAAGTAGGTTTTCTATTCGTATAAAATGCATTCCCGCCGGAAGTGAATTGGTGTCAATAGAGGTTTCTGTCCCTGTAGGGTTTATAGTTAGAAAAACTTGAGCATTTGCATCTAAAATCTTAATTACAAACTTGTCCAACTCTCCTGTTATTTTAAAAATTCCTGTAGTGGAATTTGGTAACAGCTCAATACTTTGTTCTCCAACAAGCATGTGCGAAGGTTCATTTATAGTTTGAATATGATAAGCCAAAATCACTGGTGGATTCGAATAAGTGCCTTGAAAAGAGTCTATTCGCTGAACACTTAAATACAGCGTACCACTTTGAGAATCGTAAGTTCCTCCACCAATTTTCATGTAATAATTGGAAATGGGCAATGTCAAAACTCCATAGTTGTATGGAACCACCTCATGACTCAGTAATTGTCCATTTTTTACTTTTACAAGATCCTTCACATCCCATAGCCAGTAATAATAATCGTAATCACCACTGACATAGGTACAGTAACCTCCACATGGGCTAGATTCACCTGAGGGGGTACATTTGTAACAAATTCCGCTTTCGTGACCGCCAGAGTGGCCAATGGTCATATAGGTATCGGTGTTAGGAACTATGAAACCGTAAATTGCTTGAGACAAATGAGTCCAAATGTCATTATTTAAAGTGTTATTGTACAAGTCCGAATTGAGTGGATTACTCAATGAAAAGTCTAAAACTGGAGTTGCCGGAATGTTTCCACTTATTGGGTTTAAGAAATCTGACTTGTTTAATACAAAAGCACTTGGCCCTACGCTTAATCTTGAAATGATAGGAATCCCACTAGAAGAACCCGAAATCAAATCACCTCCTAATTCGGCTTGATGCTCTATTGGAATATCCGAGATCCAACCTGAGGCATGTGCGGCTCCTGACATCGAATGGTAGCCTGAAACAGTACTTGTAGCTAAATTATTGGCATTTTCAACCACAAATGATGTATGAGTTACAGCTCCAGAAGCATCGTAATATTGAAAACCATTAACCAAAAGTTTGGGATTGGGAGTTGCAGCAGCATAGTACATTCCACTTATTCTGTCTATTTCTTGTGTATTGCCTGAAGTGGGTCGAGAAAGTACTTGCGAAAATACCTGAATAGGAGAATTCGAAATCGGCATCAAACTGATGTCGCTTGTATTTAATGGTGTAGGTATTGGAAATTCTGCAATAGCTTGTTGATTAGTATGACCAACTATAAAAAGGGAATGATTGTCCTTATTGTAGGCTATTGGACCTTGGGAAAAATTCGTATTTGATGCCCCGAAAGTATTAGCAGAAATCCTAAATCCTCCTATGTAATTTAAGTCGGAAATTTGAACCAAATCTTGGGCCTGTAAAATTGCTGACTGCGATAGAAGGATAATTACAGAACCCAATACTTTTTTAAGAAACGAGTATAATTTCATAGCTTTTGAATAGTCTATTAATAAACTATTTAACTGCTTTATGACTATTACAAATCAATCCAGAAGGTATCTTAAGTCATCTAGATTCAACTTATCTAACTGCAATATGGCTATTTATTTTTTCCCAAGTTTAGATTCAATATGTCGTAAAATCTCCATTTGCTTGGCTTGACTTTCAAAAAGCACCTTGATTTGTTCTTGTAGCAAAAGGTCAAGTTTTTGATTCAAAGACCTAATTTCTAATTCTGCTTTTAGGTTAATCATATAGTCATTCTCACTTCGCTTCCTGTCTTTCTCCTCTTGCCTATTTTGACTCATCATAATAATAGGAGCTTGCAGTGCAGCAATGCAAGACAAAATCAAATTCATGAGGATAAAAGGATAGGGATCAAATTCGTCTCCTCTAGGAGCAGTGACATTGTAAATGATCCAAATAGTGAGAATTACAAAAAACGAAATTATGAAAGCCCAACTTCCTCCAAACTCAGCAACCTTGTCCGAAATCCTTTGACCACGGCTAAGTATTTCTCTAGGAGGATTTAATAAGTTTTGAATGATAAGATTCTCATCTTCAATAGTTTGCTTTACTATTTCTTGAAGTTTTTTAATATGCGTGCTTTCGGCATTGAGTAAGTTCGTGATATCCTTATCCATTATGTTTTTTTTATTAATTGAAACACTATTAAAATACCTTTTCAATCAAAAAGATCTAAGGTCATCGAAAAAATACTCCATTAAAGTTCACCAAAAACACCTCTTTTACTCCTCTAGTTAGGGCTGTATAAAGCCACCTCATAAAGTCTAGGTCTATGGTTTCATTTGGCAAATATCCTTGATCTATAAACACCGCATCCCACTGCCCACCTTGCGATTTGTGACATGTAAGTGCATAGGCATATTTAACCTGCAAGGCATTCATGTATTGATCT
This portion of the Spirosomataceae bacterium TFI 002 genome encodes:
- a CDS encoding Thioredoxin; the encoded protein is MKRILLCIALISIVSIGSYAQSGIKFEHGNWDAVVAKAKAENKLIFMDAYTTWCGPCKLLQKKVFPDVELGNFYNKEFINVKIDMENGEGPGLAAKYPVRGYPTLMFIDPNTQKVVNSVLGYREANQLLAIGQSQAAKKKASR
- a CDS encoding 16S rRNA (cytosine967-C5)-methyltransferase; amino-acid sequence: MQKVYRPLCEGVIQNLIEIFNHQKTANFVVDKSLKNNKKWGSKDRKFVANATYEIVRNWRYIKFCASIDERKIKQPAQYWQMLGTWLVMADYELPQWEEFATIDKAAVVDLKGQDVEFKVKYSVTDWLNEYGAAQTGESWQSEMKAMSREADVFLRVNTSKISVEDCAFRLGEEGVEVEMVEGAEQALRLTERKRIDTTSVFKKGMIEVQDAGSQLIASLLRPRSGEKIIDACAGAGGKALNLADWMRNKGEIVAMDVDGKKLTELAARAKRNRFDIIKTELVKKEVLSKYGSWADKLLLDVPCSGSGTFKRNVDAKWKLKAEFMDNITELQASLLQDYTKMLKSGGLLVYATCSIFKSENQGQVQNFLANNSNFKLVKDLQVLPSEQGWDGFYMALIKKK
- a CDS encoding Rrf2 family protein, which produces MLSKKAKYALKALRYLGERYQNTNPSLISEIAENEQIPKKFLEAILVLLKNNSILRSIKGKGGGYMLRLPPEEITFAKVLRIIDGPIAPVLCVSLNFYGKCDDCGEEVDCTLRNVMTKVRDANLEVYNKTTIAHLMTNKSIGDSK
- a CDS encoding Glycosyl transferase family 2, translating into MSKSPIVSILVAVRNEEAVIERLLLSIENLAYSPDKFEVILGNDHSSDRTDSILNEYAQKHQNWKVETLTDDPNSVLKGKSRVLNILAKEAKGDFLFFTDADISLPSNWIEGMLSYFDSNVGVVVGTTSMEDNSFLAIMQSLEWISVLNFNKIMSDWGIETTGMGNNMAVSRIAYNAVGGYDKIGFSIVEDYALYKAIINAGFGFKQTFTEDSHSLTLPPDNFLEQRTRWISGAIKSKSKFVIPAVLQSLSLPIYIILLFVSWKAALTIWLTFMVFNLYVIANSNKKLGLTNSIFWSPVFCFYVPISWGIQISYYILKQGKVSWKGRSY
- a CDS encoding magnesium transporter, whose product is MSKKKKNLFKTPKQDVFVSPGSLTYIGKEVMDKTHIVRVDYNEVEMNLKEIKNFKEVSVEIPEGQKMWLDIDGVHEIKVVKRIGDQFGLHPLLLEDVLNTTQKPKIEFFEEENQLFVVLKMLHLNEETFDLEAEQISLVLGKNYVVSFQERDQTDIFRNIYDRIKFQPAGRIRKYNSDYLLYALLDLIIDHYFLVMEKVSDRLEELEEQILNDPKQHHQILIYNLKKELTFMKRIILPVRDILGTLIRENSDLVGTNVNVYLRDAQDHVLQILESLDTYRELADNVLTSYQSSLSNKMNSVMKTLTVFTVIFMPLSFIAGLYGMNFANMPELQSPNGYYYSLISMALIAVGLFLYFKWKSYL
- a CDS encoding Por secretion system C-terminal sorting domain-containing protein, encoding MKLYSFLKKVLGSVIILLSQSAILQAQDLVQISDLNYIGGFRISANTFGASNTNFSQGPIAYNKDNHSLFIVGHTNQQAIAEFPIPTPLNTSDISLMPISNSPIQVFSQVLSRPTSGNTQEIDRISGMYYAAATPNPKLLVNGFQYYDASGAVTHTSFVVENANNLATSTVSGYHSMSGAAHASGWISDIPIEHQAELGGDLISGSSSGIPIISRLSVGPSAFVLNKSDFLNPISGNIPATPVLDFSLSNPLNSDLYNNTLNNDIWTHLSQAIYGFIVPNTDTYMTIGHSGGHESGICYKCTPSGESSPCGGYCTYVSGDYDYYYWLWDVKDLVKVKNGQLLSHEVVPYNYGVLTLPISNYYMKIGGGTYDSQSGTLYLSVQRIDSFQGTYSNPPVILAYHIQTINEPSHMLVGEQSIELLPNSTTGIFKITGELDKFVIKILDANAQVFLTINPTGTETSIDTNSLPAGMHFIRIENLLNSDLYLQKILKY
- a CDS encoding Uncharacterized membrane protein, whose amino-acid sequence is MDKDITNLLNAESTHIKKLQEIVKQTIEDENLIIQNLLNPPREILSRGQRISDKVAEFGGSWAFIISFFVILTIWIIYNVTAPRGDEFDPYPFILMNLILSCIAALQAPIIMMSQNRQEEKDRKRSENDYMINLKAELEIRSLNQKLDLLLQEQIKVLFESQAKQMEILRHIESKLGKK